In Gossypium hirsutum isolate 1008001.06 chromosome D01, Gossypium_hirsutum_v2.1, whole genome shotgun sequence, the genomic window ACTAatactttttcatttttgaacATATACCTCAAAGAAGCATTTCTTCTTTTCCCGGTAGATCTGTATAAATCTCTCTCCTTCTTATTGATTTATTGGGACTCGTATGGATTTTTGAACTGGTAAGGCTTTTATTTGGGGTTATAGTTTAGTTTATCTTAGCTAAacagttttattttgatttctccTGAATCAGATATTTTATTTACTTCTTCTATTCTTAGTGattcatattaatatttttttattaagttattttaGTTTGATTTTGATGACCATTGAAAGATTCGTTCTAGGATCATGAGTATTTTTTCTACAaaaagtatatttatatgcttttgATCTTTTTGTTTATTTACAGTAAAAACATGGATGGAAGTTAGAGAAatgttttatttgatattttaaaactTGTATTAGTTTCTTGATAATAATttacctctcttttttttttctaaattctttAATAAAAGGCTATGTTCTGTTCTTCGCCATCATGTCTGAAGGTGTAGGAAAATATATGttgtaatttcattttcttttgaagTTCTGATGATCTATAATGTTTTCTCAAGTACTGTACTATTACTTAAATCCCTAATTTCACTGTTTCTCTAAatctatatttaattttctacTATTTGTTTTGGTTGACATGTTCTTGATAAACACTGACTTGGCCTTGTTGTTTTCTTAGAATACCAtgtgggtttattattttattttgtacttattattttttatataatgtcttACGAAGTATTTGAtcatatgtatgaaattgattgtAATTGCTGTTGTTTTTCTTAATCTCAGTTGGATTCTTATCGAATGAAAGCATGTGTTGTGAATCCAAGCAGTTAAATCCGAATTCGACTCCTATAACATCAAGCACTTGCTTTTGAAGATAGCGGATATCCTTCTAGAGAGATGAATCATTTGACGTTAGTGACTGATGATACTTTTGCAAGCTTGCTTGAGCTTGCTGCTAATAATGATGTTGAGGGCTTTAAACGATGGATCGAGCACGATCCTTTCAGTGTGGATGAGGTTGGATTATGGTACGGTCGTCAAAAAGGCTCGAAACAGATGGTTAATGAGGAGAGAACTCCATTGATGGTTGCTTCTACCTATGGTAGCATTGACGTTATTAAGCTGATCATTTCATCTTCGGATGCTGATGTTAACCGTGTGTGTGGCCGAGACAAAAGCACTGCCCTTCATTGTGCTGCCTCTGGTGGGGCTGATAATGTTATCGATGTCGTGAAGCTGCTTTTAGCGGCTGGTGCTGATGTTAATATGGTTGACGCAAATGGTCATCCTCCTGTTGATGTTATTGTTGTTCCTCCGAAGCTTCGAGATGTGAAATTAACTCTTGAAAAACTCCTTGCAACTGAGAGTTCCTGTTTTGATTCAAGGGTTGCAGCTGTTGCGAATTCTGATTCCCCTCCTCTGTCACCTTCACAGGAAAACGGGTCATTGTTTTCTGGTTCTGATTCCCCGATTAAGTCGAGGCCAAGTGATGCTCCTATTTCTTCGGTGTCTGAGAAGAAGGAATACCCAATTGATCCATCTCTTCCGGACATCAAGAACAGCATCTATTCAACCGATGAGCTCCGAATGTATTCTTTCAAGGTGCGGCCTTGTTCGCGTGCCTACTCCCATGATTGGACTGAGTGCCCGTTTGTTCACCCTGGGGAGAATGCTCGAAGAAGGGATCCTAGGAAGTTCCATTACAGTTGTGTTCCTTGCCCCGATTTTCGCAAGGGGGCATGTAGGCGCGGAGATATGTGTGAATATGCTCATGGTGTTTTCGAATGCTGGCTACACCCTGCTCAGTATCGGACCCGGTTGTGCAAGGATGGTACTAGTTGTGCAAGGAGAGTCTGCTTCTTTGCTCACACAGCTGACGAACTCCGGCCTCTTTATGTCTCCACTGGTTCCGCTGTTCCATCTCCTCGATCTAGTACTTCAGGTGCTACAGCTATGGATTTTGCTGCTGCCATGAGTCTCTTGCCTGGATCACCTTCTTCTGTATCTGTTATGTTACCGTCTCCGTTCACTCCACCAATGTCTCCGTCTGTGAATGGCATGCCTCATTCTAATGTTGGCTGGCCACAGCCTAATGTCCCAGCACTGCATCTTCCTGGAAGCAACCTTCAATCTAGTCGCCTGCGATCTTCTCTTAATGCGAGAGACATTCAAGCGGAAGACTTCAATGTGCTGCCCGATTTTGATTTGCAGCAACATCAGCTGATAAATGAGTTATCCAGCCTTACTCAGCCATCAATGAGTTCAAGTTCTTTTAACCGATCTGGTCGAATGAAGACCCTGACCCCATCAAACCTCGATGATCTCTTTTCAGCTGAGAGCTCATCTCCACGTTACTCTGATCAAGCTTTGGCTGCTGCTGTTTTCTCTCCAACCCATAAGTCTGCCGTTCTGAATCAATTTCAGCAACAGCAAAGTATGCTATCACCTATTAATACAAATTACTCTCCTAAAAGTATTGAGCATCCTCTCTTGCAGGCTTCTCTATCCGGTAGGATGTCTCCTCGAAATGTTGAGCCTATCTCACCGATGAGCTCGCGAGTTTCAATGTTAGCTCAATGGGAGAAGCAGCAAGAATTTCGCAGCCTAAGCTCTAGGGAGCTTGGCTCTGGCTTGGCTGCCATTGTTGGTTCCCCGGTCAATTCATGGTCGAAATGGGGATCTTCCAATGGGAAGCCAGACTGGGCTGTCAATGCCAATGGGTTAGGCAAGCATCGCAGATCCTCCTCGTTTGAGCATGGTAATGGAGACGAGCCCGATTTATCATGGGTTCAGTCTCTTGTAAAAGAGTCTCCCATTGAGATAAAAGACAAAATAGCAGCACCGGTCTCAGGTGAGGGTTCTAGCAGGAACTCAGATACAGTTGATAATGCCATGCTGGGAGCTTGGCTTGAGCAAATGCAGCTTGATCAACTTGTGGCTCAGCAAAACTGAAACTGTTTTCGCTGAGCCCTCCTGAGGTAGAGACAACGAAAAAAAGGTTTTGGTAAATAACATCTGcattttttctttggattttcgGATTCTGTTGGTGATTTAGTGTTGAAGGTGAAGGCAAAGAGATTGAGGtcaattttcatttattattattattacaacaAAAGAGTTGGAACAGGATGAGAATAATATCCATCATGTTTAAAGAAATTGAccagtttttttcttttcattataaTTTTTCTTCC contains:
- the LOC107922093 gene encoding zinc finger CCCH domain-containing protein 30; its protein translation is MNHLTLVTDDTFASLLELAANNDVEGFKRWIEHDPFSVDEVGLWYGRQKGSKQMVNEERTPLMVASTYGSIDVIKLIISSSDADVNRVCGRDKSTALHCAASGGADNVIDVVKLLLAAGADVNMVDANGHPPVDVIVVPPKLRDVKLTLEKLLATESSCFDSRVAAVANSDSPPLSPSQENGSLFSGSDSPIKSRPSDAPISSVSEKKEYPIDPSLPDIKNSIYSTDELRMYSFKVRPCSRAYSHDWTECPFVHPGENARRRDPRKFHYSCVPCPDFRKGACRRGDMCEYAHGVFECWLHPAQYRTRLCKDGTSCARRVCFFAHTADELRPLYVSTGSAVPSPRSSTSGATAMDFAAAMSLLPGSPSSVSVMLPSPFTPPMSPSVNGMPHSNVGWPQPNVPALHLPGSNLQSSRLRSSLNARDIQAEDFNVLPDFDLQQHQLINELSSLTQPSMSSSSFNRSGRMKTLTPSNLDDLFSAESSSPRYSDQALAAAVFSPTHKSAVLNQFQQQQSMLSPINTNYSPKSIEHPLLQASLSGRMSPRNVEPISPMSSRVSMLAQWEKQQEFRSLSSRELGSGLAAIVGSPVNSWSKWGSSNGKPDWAVNANGLGKHRRSSSFEHGNGDEPDLSWVQSLVKESPIEIKDKIAAPVSGEGSSRNSDTVDNAMLGAWLEQMQLDQLVAQQN